The Alkalihalophilus pseudofirmus nucleotide sequence TTGAGGGTGAGGTTAGTGAGTAGACTTGCTACAAGTATAATTGGAGAAAAGTTTAATAGGCTTATCGTGGTGGATCAATATCAGATAAACGGAAAAGGTAAAACTATCTGTGAATGTAAATGCGATTGTGGCAGCAAAAGATTACTGAAAGTAAACTACAGTGAGATTAAAAGGGGGAAAGTTAAGTCTTGCGGTTGTCTTGTAATAGAGAATACCAAAAAGGCAAACACTAAACATAAAAATAGTAACTCTCATCTACATAATGTTTGGTGCAAAATGAAATCCAAATGCTACAATCACACTAGTAAGTACTTTAAAAACTATGGTGGCAAAGGGATTGAAGTTTACAAATACTGGCTGGGTGTAAGTGGCTATGATAATTTTTATGACTGGAGCATGTCTAATGGATACTCTAAAGGATTATACCTTAGTAGAAAAGATAAGATGAAAGACTATTCACCAGATAATTGCCTGTGGGGAAAGTCTAAAGAAACATACAATAATGAATCCTTTAGTATGAAGAGTAAATTATCAATTAACGGAAGTGAATACACTCTAGAGCAAATCTGTTCTTTGGTTGGAATATCCTTCAGGGCGGTAGTAGAGAGGATTAAAAATAACTATCTAGATGAGAGAATGCTTATGACCACAATGGAACTCAAACAGATTAATCTCAAACAAAAGCACGATGCACTTAAGATGGAAGAATATGACTACACTCCCTTTACAGAAATAGGAAGTAACATGATTGCGGAAAAATCTAAATCAGGAATATATGAAATCAAAAACAATCTTAACAATAAAGTTTACGTTGGGAGTGCGGTCGATATTTTCACAAGGTGGAAAAATCATATAAATAATTTAAATAGAAACACTCACCATTCGAAACATTTACAAAATGCATGGAACAAGTATGGAGGAGGGAATTTCAAATTTAAAGTCTTAGAATATGTAGATAAAGATCACTTAATAAATAGAGAGCAATATTGGATGGATGAATTGAACGCCTACTCTAGTGACCTTGGATATAATATTCAGTCTATTGCAGGAAGTCCACTTGGAAGAAAAATGAGTGACGAGACAAAGCAAAACTGGAGTAAAAGTCGAAGAAAACCTGTAGTACAACTAAAAGAAGATGATGGTATAGTATATCTTGTTGCTAGATGGGATGGGATTAAAGACGCAGCAAAACACCTGAATCTTCATGAGCAGAACATTTCACATTGCTGTAAAAATTTTCGTATACCTCATAGGTGTGGAGGATTTATATGGATGTATGCTAATGAGTTTGATAATTTATTAATTAATAATGATAAAGAGTCTAGCAGCTCGAAGAACAAGAAAGCAAAAGATTTAGGTGTGCCTATTATTAATGAAGAAGAGTTTGTGAGTTTAATAAAATAATTTAAAATAATAGTGGACATGTATAATTGATCATGTTACTATAAGTATGTAGCAAAGCAATTGAACAAGTCTTACCAGCCACTTTTAAAAAAACATTAAAATAATTAAAAATTAATAGTTTACAAGAATGATAGAGCGTGGTAAGATAAGAGAGTAGTAAAGAACAGGGGGAGTTGAACAAGACATATGAGCTTGGAAAAGTTCGTAGGGCTTCAACGTTAGATTAGCTAGGAGGGGGAGCTGATCATTAAATCAACCCGATATAGTAAAACGGATATTACGCCTCTCTCCTAAAGAGGAAGTCTAGGTTCGATTCCTAGTATTGGGACTTGCAACAAAAAATAAAAAGTTTACTAAGATAAGGTGGTGATAGCTATGGTAAAGAACATCACAAAAACTGCAGCAGAAGAGTCACAATGCAAATTGTGTGAAAGGAGTCCACCAGTACAACTTACATATTAAAAGCAATCTTTTATTAAGAATTACAATATAATAAATAAAAATTAACGGAAATTAAAAGGAGCGAATTTAACTATGGCAGAAAACACTAACACTTTACGACAAGCGGAAAATCAAGTACATATTGAGGGTATTTTATTAGAGAATCGTTTAGAAGAAAAAGAAATTAACGGGAAACCAGCAATTACAGGTGAAGTTGATATTGAAATTAAAGAAAACGAAGTACATACGGTAAACTTCTTCTCTTATAAATTTAAAAAGGACTCTAATGAAGAGAGTGGGCTTTATAAAGGTCTTGCTACAGTAATGAATGAGTATCAATCAGTGAATAAAGTGGGTGCGGAAGCAGCAGATAAGGTTCGTATCACTACTGGAAACATTGGTCTTAATGAATATTACACTCCAGACGGTCAATTACGCACATTCCCACAAATCAGCTCAAGCTTTATTAATCGAGTGGGTGCGGGTGAAGAGTTCACACCTAAGGCAGAATTCCGTGCTGAAGTAATTGTAGCAGCAGTAAAAGAAGAATATAAGAACGAGCAAGAAACAGGACGAGCCATCTTAGATGCATACCTGCCACTATACGGTGGAAAGATTGTTCCATTCACATTTGTAGTTGGTGAAGATGGCGCAGAATACGTCCAAGACAACTATGAAAAAGGGCAAACGGTAAAAGTTTGGGGAAATATTGTAAACTTTAAAGAGATTGTTGAGAAAAAGACAGAGGGTGCTTTTGGTAACGCAGATAAGCAAATTAAAACAAATACTGTTCGTGAATATGTAGTAACGGGTGGGTCTGAGCCTTATGATGAAGATAATGTAAATACATATAAAGTAGATGTAATTAAAAAGGCTCTAACAGAGCGTGAAGTACACTTAGAGCAACTTAAGAATAAGAAAAAGGACAATAAAGGAAGCAAGCCTTCAGGTGGAGCAAAGACAGGGTTTGAGACAAAACCAAATAAAAAACCAGTTGAAATTGATGATAACGACCTTCCATTTTAATATACTAAAGCAATAAAGTAAGTGGTGAATCAGATAAGATTAAAATAAAAAGTGAGGGGTGAAACTCCCCTCCAATAAATAAAATTAAACAATAAAGGGGTAATTTATAAATGGCTATTGATCTATTGGGAATTGAACCGACTGTAGTGAGCAGGGACTTACGTGGGAAAATTGTAACTTTTTACGGTAAGTGATTGCCGTCTAATGTGGCAACACATTATGAGTAAACTTCTGAAAAAATCGGGAAGCCTAAGTCATTTTGATATGGTAATCCGACCTGAAGGCTAGTGTAAAAAACTGGTCAGGGGCAACGCATAGGAGTGAAAACTGTGGCGCACAACATCTTTTGGGAGAGGTGTTGCTGTGAGAAATAGAAATTATGAAAATAGAGAAGTAATGCATCAAAAGATTGTGATTGAAGGCAAAACATATGGTCAAACAGCTAAGGAGTTAGATTGTAGTGCAACTGCAGTTAGGAACTGGGCAATCAAATTTGATTTTCCTAAAGAGCCTCTATACATAAAGCTTAATAGAGAACATGGGGAAAAAATAGAAAATGATTATACTCAAAACAATAAATTTTTTAGTGAAATAGCCGAAGACTATGGAGTCAACTGGCAAACAGTATCTGATGTTCTACGACACAGAAATATTAAAATAAGAACGAGATCAGATATTAAAAAGAAGCTAGACTCGGAAAACAAATGTAGAGTATATGACATCAATCGCAACTATTTTGAAACTTGGTCTAATAATATGGCATACATACTTGGTTTCATTTGTGCTGATGGATGTGTTCACACTCACTATGATGAAAAGTTAAATAAGTCAAAGAATGTTGTTATTATCTCTCTTGAAAAAAGCGACATTGAAATTTTACATAAAATAAAGGATGAGATCGGTTACGAAGGAGAAGTGCACACTTATAAAAGCAAAGGATTCAATAAAGAGAGCCACTATTGTACACTGAGGATGAATTCAGTTCAATTAGTTAAAAGTTTGAAGTCTTTAGGTGTGACAGAGCGAAAGTCCTTAACTATAAAAATGCCTCCAGTACCAGAAGAATATCAGCTAGATTTTATTAGAGGGTATTTTGATGGGGATGGGAGCGTGGGTGGTCAGTATCCTTCGAACTCATTTGGCATAAAAACTACCAAGCAGCAAATTAGGTTCAGACTGTTTAGTGGTAGTAGAGATATAATTGAATCAATGGAATTGATATTGAGAAATAAAGGACTAAAAAAGAAAAATATAAATAAGCAGCGATCCGTCTATGAAATATTATACAGTACAAAGGAATCGATAAAAATATACAATATGATGTACTATGAT carries:
- a CDS encoding GIY-YIG nuclease family protein, producing the protein MSRLATSIIGEKFNRLIVVDQYQINGKGKTICECKCDCGSKRLLKVNYSEIKRGKVKSCGCLVIENTKKANTKHKNSNSHLHNVWCKMKSKCYNHTSKYFKNYGGKGIEVYKYWLGVSGYDNFYDWSMSNGYSKGLYLSRKDKMKDYSPDNCLWGKSKETYNNESFSMKSKLSINGSEYTLEQICSLVGISFRAVVERIKNNYLDERMLMTTMELKQINLKQKHDALKMEEYDYTPFTEIGSNMIAEKSKSGIYEIKNNLNNKVYVGSAVDIFTRWKNHINNLNRNTHHSKHLQNAWNKYGGGNFKFKVLEYVDKDHLINREQYWMDELNAYSSDLGYNIQSIAGSPLGRKMSDETKQNWSKSRRKPVVQLKEDDGIVYLVARWDGIKDAAKHLNLHEQNISHCCKNFRIPHRCGGFIWMYANEFDNLLINNDKESSSSKNKKAKDLGVPIINEEEFVSLIK
- a CDS encoding LAGLIDADG family homing endonuclease; the protein is MRNRNYENREVMHQKIVIEGKTYGQTAKELDCSATAVRNWAIKFDFPKEPLYIKLNREHGEKIENDYTQNNKFFSEIAEDYGVNWQTVSDVLRHRNIKIRTRSDIKKKLDSENKCRVYDINRNYFETWSNNMAYILGFICADGCVHTHYDEKLNKSKNVVIISLEKSDIEILHKIKDEIGYEGEVHTYKSKGFNKESHYCTLRMNSVQLVKSLKSLGVTERKSLTIKMPPVPEEYQLDFIRGYFDGDGSVGGQYPSNSFGIKTTKQQIRFRLFSGSRDIIESMELILRNKGLKKKNINKQRSVYEILYSTKESIKIYNMMYYDGCLHLYRKKKKFDELIQTRESQLAAN